The genomic region cgcccaacGTGCCACGCGCTAAAAACTACTTTGCCGTGCGCGCTTCGCCTGGTTTTGCGCGGCCTGCAGCGCTGGCTCCAatagccgcgctaaaatgcagcacgCGCGCCGCTCCAACAGCGTGTAAAAAATGCAGCGCGCGACTCGCCGGGGCATTGCATATATTGTATTTTGGACACAAATGGATTTCAAacattcaaaatgcaatgaacatgacatataaatttcacacaaacaagttgataaAAGTTCATGGccacaagttcaaaatcatgcccacaagttcatccaaccaagttcaaaatgcaaaccaagTTCATGACACAAATGAAAAACACATcaagcctcgtcctcgtcttcgtacTCATCTTCGGAAgatgattcttcctcctcctcatcattgtcacgcaccgcatcacgtgaagctcggacggtgttggcaagatcttcaacggcatctctATGGGAAGGTGTGTGaggctcaacgagtgagctcgccggcgcttcggtagccgccgcgcccgtcacacgccctgcaagcttctttctCCTCGTCTTCgaggtgccggagccgtccgccgcctggttcttcttcgcggatgtcttgcccttcttcggccgcgccgCATTAGGGAGCTTCGAGGGGCGGCGGTGGCACGGGACGGCGCCGACACAACACCACCCGCCATcgtggtcatccgcggcggcatgaagaggccgcgcaCGAGGACGATGCTCGGAGGAGCTCCGACGATGGCGAGGCCAACACTCCCTGCGCTagggtttccggcggcggcggcggcgacgggggaggGGTCGCGGCTTTAGGATAgggtgagcggggtgccggcgcATGCGTCCATTGGGTCAAGTTCGCCGGCGTCGGCGTGCGCGGGGCGAAGGTGGCGGggaggagagagtgcggcgcgagcgctcgtGTGTGCCGCGCACGAAAGCCGGCGCCCCAAATACACAGCGCGAGTTGACGTTTCAGACCGCGCGCCCAACTACATATGCCGCGCGCGTGgttattgcgcgcccgctggagcttGTCTACAGGTTGCACGCGTGCTAAAATGGCAAAATTTACGGCGTGGCGcttgtttagcgcggctgttgaagatgctcttaacaCATTGGCCCCTAACGGACTTCCCCACATGTGTTGAAGCTCAAGATTAACTGCCCTATCGTATTGCTCAGAAATATTGACCCTATGAACGAGCTTTGCAATGACATGAGGCTGGTGGTTCGAGGATTCCAAAGGAATATCATTGATGCAGAAATTGTGTTGGGCCAACATACTGGAAAGAGGATCTTCTGTCCAAGGATTCCCCTTTTTCCCTCTGATGATGAGATGTTCCCTTTTCAGTTCAAGAGGAAGTAATTTCCTATCAGGCCCAGCTTCGCCACGATGGTTAACAAGGCACAGGGGCAAACGATCCCGAATGCTGGTTTTTTACTTGCCCGAGCCGGTGTTCTTTTAGGGACAGTTGTATGTGGCCCTCTCTAGATTCACCGTGAGAAAAAACAATTAAAGATTCTGGCCATCCCAGATGCTGGTAAGAAAAACAAGAACTCAGATGTAGCAAAAAGAAGAGTTCAAATTGCAACAAGATTACGATTGTCCTGTTGGTAAGTATACAAAGAACATCGTCTATATAGAGATCCTTACATCATAGGTGAGATATTTGGCACTTATACTTTCAGTCATCATACTTTTGTATTTTTTTAATTATGCATTCTTGTATTCAAAATTTAACTTGTCTTGTGCAGATCAACTCCATTACGCTAATCATGTGTATGGTCAGACAATGCACTTCAGATAATTAAATGGTTATCCCTAGAATATTTCCCAAAATGTTTACTTATTATCTGAGATAATCCTTATTGGTTATACAGATCGCCCACTTTTGTTTTTGAGAATAGCACAAatcacattttctttttttaaatCTCTCCCAGCATTGGTTTTTTTTATTCCAGTGAAGGAACATCAATCTTGTTCGACGAAATCGTTAAAACATGATTTTGAAGGATATGTCTAGGAtgtaaagtactccctctgtcccataatataagagcgttttttacgaGAGAGGCCTTTTGAAGGCCGGGCTACCTGTAGGCCGTTATCTATACCATACGATTGTATTGTTGCGATGTGTGCTGCTTGTTTTTCCCACGCGTATACGTAGCGTGTCAGGTGAGAATACATCTGTGCCATGGGCTGCTTGCGCTATCTGTGTACATGGGCCTCAGTTCGGCTAGGTGGTGCAGCACATGTGCCTCGTGGGCTGAATGTTACAGGCCAGTGGGGGGCTGGTGGGTCATTAAATGGGATTGATGGACCCATGTGATGTTACATATTTTCCTAAAAAACAATTAGGTTTCCTGGATGCAAAAGTTTTTTTTAGGGGAGTTTCCTGGCTGCAAGTGCAATGTACAGGCTTGTCTCACTTTAGACCAAGTCATCGCCTTCCTTCCGCGGACAGGGCAAGGGGGGCGGTGCGCCATGGATGGGATGGAGTTCTTGGAGGAGGGCGATTCAGGGTAATGTATCAGTCAGATCTGGCACTTTTTTTTTGAAGACGTAGATCTGGCACTTTTTGTTCTGCTTTTGATGTTGGAATAATAGAGCCTAGAGGGTGTTTTGTGATTGGTACGTAGCATTTTTCGGTATGATTCCCCTAGCACAAAATGGATCTAACACTGTGTTCTATTGGATTGTGTTTGCAGTCTCGTTCTCGATTGGATGCGGGGTCTATCTTAGGGGGAGGGGTTGAACGAGTGGGATCGGTAGTAGCTTCCATTCTCGGGGCTACATGCAGACGGTGAAGATTGGATTTCTTCCGATTCAAAAGACGCGTGTAGGGGAACTGAACCTGAGGGAGGAGGACGGCACCCTGAGGAGACAGTCGTGAAAGAGGAGATTAACAACTCATTCAACGGTGCAAGCAGGTGGTGGCCGATTCGGACGAGACGTCCcctgaaaatataataggttcagcaGCCAAAGAAGTTGGCGCAGAAGACAGTTGGCAGAAGGGGTGGGCTTCTCGAAATCACCAGGCTCCTGCTGGACGAGAAGTTGGTTAACTTTGTGATCTGTGCCGTGATTTGATATCTCTGTATAAAATGGTAGCTCATGATGCAGTAGCGTCCATTCATTCCAAGCTTAGGGGCTAGTTAGGAGTTAGGACATCTATAGCAGTGCCTGCTTCCGTTTTCTGATTCAACATCAAACAAAATGTGTGATTCAACAAAAAGGGTGTCCATGTTAAACTCTGGAGAATTAGGATTGATAAGAGATGAGAGGGAGAACAATCCCAGCATTGTGTTAAGCTTCAGTTCGTGCTTATGCTGGAAAGAAGGCGGATAATGTTGTTAGTACGGCAGTGGGGACTAGCTTCGATTTCGTAGAAGAAGGATACGAGTTTTACAGCCTATACTCTTGGGAGATCGGCTTTGGTGTCTGGTACGCAAAGAGCCGACTCAATGTCCATCGGATAAAGTGCATGCAGGAGATCATGTGTGCTTGCGCGGTGAGCTGAACTGAAACTGGCTAATGAGTCTTTTCTTAAGTGATGACCTCCACTACACATGATTTTTTTGATGGCTGTGCTAAAAACTTAAAATGTGATAATACTGACTGATTCGAACATCATTTGCAGGGTAAACCGCTTCAGTCGATACATCGTGGCTGCACTGCTATGATGATGCGGCTATTGAGATCAGAATATAATGGATGTTACGTGTGCAAACACAGGTCAGATACTCTGCACCTACTGTGCCTGGAAACTGTAAAACTAGGGGATAGTAAATTGGAGGCATACTCTCTGGCTATGGAAAAATTAAGAGATGTCAAAGCTGCACTGGAGCGTGTTGTTGCCGTGTTCGAGGGTTTGGGATTGTCGGACAGTGAGATGGCAGCTGATTCTGTAGGGTCTGGGATAGGTCATAAGAAGAATTTTGTTATGACAGACTCGGCACATAGTGGTTCCCATTGTCTCGACGGCTTTGCAGCTTGGTCCAGGAAACGGCCAGTGAGGGGACCTATCACCGGCCGCGACGAAGCACCCTATGAACAACCCCACTGAGAGGTCCAGGTTTTGTTCTATCTACAGGTTTTACATGTCCACAAAGGTGTGATGCCAAAAGCACCTAGAAAGTCTCCTTGCTGCTCGAAATGTCATTTGAGAGGACACAAGAGGAAGACCTGCAGCAATTCTCCCAAGAATGATGTGCCTGAATGATAAGAGAGGCTTATTGAGATGTTTACTGCCATGATGCTTTCAGCAGTCTCAGTCAATTTGCGGTCGTTGATCACTTGTAGCTCTGCCTAGATTTGCATCTGATGAACATGTATAACTTCGGTGTCTAGTTCGACGTGTAAGTGCCTGAAAGAAATTTGGTGTGTGTTGTCTGTGTAAACGAGAATAATGCGGTGGAGTTGTGACAGAAAGACATATGGCTGCTTGTATTCTGCATAAGGAAAAGCTGTTTTACTTTGATGTTATGCAGGCTACTGCTTCCAACTGGCTGAGTTTTTTCCTGGTATCCAGTTTATGCGTGCGTGTGTTTAGATTAAGCTAGGGGAACAGAGCAAGTATCTATTCTCTAATTGATTCGCAATGGAAAAAAGAACAAGTGGTCTCAACGTTTCGGTTGTTGACCGGTTCAAGTCTGTAATCTGCTCTCCAGTTCTGCCTCTGGAACACAAGGGGAACGGTGATGGCACTTGTGCACGTGATGCGGGACAGACTCGTCTACATGGGATGCCACTGTTCATTAAAGTGGAATACGGTCCCGTGTAAATGGCTCGATGCAGAAATACAGAGGAGGAATACGTGGCTGGCGCTAATCTGGACAGAAACAGACGCGTGTGATACCGGCCTCCAGGTAGCTCGGCCACCAAATGGCATTTTCGCGTTTTTTACActgtgtaaaaaacgctcttatattattggATGAAGGGAATCTTTCTTAACCTTCTTTTTGATTTGTGTACGTGTATTTGTCACCCGTGGCAATGCATGTGCATTTTACTAGTGGTATTTCTTAACCTTTCTTTCTTTTTGAGAGATTGATCCTTTCTTAATGAGTTGGATCTCGATAAGACCTGGTTAACACTTATTTCAAATTCTGTCATGCATGCTTTTAATTCTTTTTTGGGATTTGAAAATGGGGTCACGCATAGTACGTTGACCATGCAAACTGGCCGCTGGCTGGGGCCATGTCAAACACACAAAGGAAGTTACACTAAATGCAATTCTATCTACGTAGTAGTTTCTTTGCCCGGAGGGAGGAGGATCCACTGAGGGCCTTAGGCAACTCACCATGTAAGCATGTTTCTATATTCATGTAGCTCATCAGATAATGTGGCCAACAGTTTTATGTACTTTCATTTCAACTTTCGTCAGCATCATGTATGCCTGGATCGACATTGTAGCTTCGATGCCATGTCTCGTCTGCTCTTAGCCTGAGGGTGCGGGGAGAGTTATATCACTTGTTTTAGGCTGAAGCACACGCTGTGGGGCTGTTAGACCCTTGCATGAAAGTCATGTTGTGCTTGCACCTCTAGAGAAAGGAACAGCTAGAAAGAAACTGATCCCACACAATGCAGCAAAGCCTCCTTGTCTAGATACTGCCAAAATCATGTTCATAAAGGAGAACTAGCCTAGACGGAATATAAGACCTACTCAGTTTCCTCTAATATCTGACCTGGTACCATGATAAttaaccaaaataaataaatagatatgGTACCTAGCTAAAGATCATGCCTGGTATATAAAAGTTGCATTCTGATTCTTAGCTAAGTAAATCAGGGGCTAAACAGAAAGTGCAAACATCTGGTGAAATATGGGTGGGTATATATAGAGCCCAGCGCCGAAGAAACCTAGCTAGCAAGTGAAAACACGCGGGAAGTGTGACACCAGGTTACACAACTCATAGAAAACTTAAAAAGTGTGTGACACAACTCATGAGCAGTACTCTTAATAATTATAATTACTACACATTATGTATAAATGAACCATCCCAGTGGCGAGGCCACATACATGCTGGGTAATCTGACTACACAATATTGCCACTGAACCATCCATTACAAGTTACAGCACTCTAGCAGATAAATTAATATAACAACACATTCTCCTGTTAGTAAAACTTCTCACATGAAGTTTCTTTCAAGTTCGAAACACAGTTACCACTACTGGAATTTGCTAATTTGTCATCTGCCAACTCGTTGCCgccagctggcggacggcaaagaaaggcttTGCCATCAGTCACCAAAAAACGAACGGCAAAGAGGCAGCGGACGACAACGGAGGACTTTGCCATCAGcaaatctttgccgtcagccaaccgACGACATAGAAGTTTTGCCTTccactagcggacgacaaagagcatggGTGGCGGGCGTACGGGGACGACCTAACGGCCTTTTTTTTGCCGTCTACTGGCTGATGGCAAAACCTCATTGCCGTCAACCAACGGACGGCAAAGAGAACGGCCGTTAGGTCGTCCGTTTCCCCCCGGCCCAACCCCACTAGGTacgttctttgtcgtctgctagcagacggcaaagaactgaccTACTATAGAAAAGGGGCCGCGCCCGcagcccctcccctctctctctcgatctcctcttcaccacccgcgcctccgccccgccgccccgtcccatCGCCCCACCGGCCCGCCGGCACGCAGCCCCGACCCGGCGCCCCGCCCCatcgcctcggcccagctggcctcgCCGCCCCGCCACGCACCACCCCCGCCGCGGCGCCCGGCTCGCCGCCCCGCCCTGCACCAcccccgccgcgccgcccggctcgccgccccgccccgtACCACCCCCGCCGCGGCACCCGgcccgccccggctcgccgccccgcctcctccaccaccgccgagcCGCCCAAGGCTTGTCgccccggcggcgccccggcccCGCCGCCCAAGGTGATTTTTTTTTACAGTTTTTtgtgtttaggtttaggttttaGTGGTAGGATTATGTTACTGCCAGATTTAGGTTTAGATAGTTAGAAGAAGAAAATaattgaaaaaagaaaaataagtagaagaagaggaaaaagagaaaaggaagagggttgatgaggggatagatggtggagccagtgggtcCCGCCGGTCCCGACGCCCATGCCGAGAACCTCCGGTCTGAGTGCTAACCCGTCGACCGTGCGTCGACTGTTCTCGGCGTCGATGgtggtcgaacaccattgcgaattagggggttcctcggtgtcgatggtaccctaaatagtaAGTATTGTCAGTGCGAGGTAAATGTGGCCGttggtgtcgaatactacatccacatcccacaagtgacacaggggtcctgcgtccagcagcaacagttctcggcatcgatggcggtcgaacaccattgcaaatttgtctggcagcctcagagatgacgattgaaagctaagtgttgaaacttgaaacacccaaactaactcaagtcggtttggttatttgaaaatttcaaaacttggctttaatcctcatcgcagaggctgccagacaaattcgccaatgtgttcgaccgtcatcggccactagaactattgttgcgggacgccgggcgccatcttcacttgtgggatgtggatctagtgttcaacgccgactgcctcatgtaccttgcatcgatggtagttgctatttagtttacccggggacgagcgAGTTAGAGGGTTTCTTGGTGTCGATGGTaccgtaaatagcaagtatcatcagtgcgaggtacatgtggccgtcgg from Triticum aestivum cultivar Chinese Spring chromosome 4A, IWGSC CS RefSeq v2.1, whole genome shotgun sequence harbors:
- the LOC123088263 gene encoding uncharacterized protein; this translates as MQEIMCACAGKPLQSIHRGCTAMMMRLLRSEYNGCYVCKHRSDTLHLLCLETVKLGDSKLEAYSLAMEKLRDVKAALERVVAVFEGLGLSDSEMAADSVGSGIGHKKNFVMTDSAHSGSHCLDGFAAWSRKRPVRGPITGRDEAPYEQPH